The DNA segment CGCCATATAGGCGTTCACGTCGGCGGGATCCGTGCCGAACTCGCCTTTCAAATACATTTTTACGAGCGTGCTCGACTCGTCGTCATAATTGGGGAAGCTTATCATTTTTACGTTTTCCCCCATAGCGCGCATCGCCTTATAAAGAAGCTCGCACTGCGTCTGCTTGCCCGAAGCGTCAAGGCCGTCGATAACTATAAGCTTTCCCATCTCAAAGCCCCCGATAATATTCTCTCATCTCTTTTGCGCGTCCGCACGACATTTTGCCCTCGGTACATCCGCCCGAAGCGCATCCCGGACCGGCGTTCTTAAAAAGCGCCGGAGCTGTGCGCTTAACTTCCTTTAACATGTCCGTCGCCACGGCGCGTATCTCCCACTGGGCGCGATTGCAGCATCGCAGTCTGAAAAAGTTGTGAAGGCTTCGGGCGTTCATTGTGATTATCATTTTCGTTTCGCACGCATTGGGAAGAACGAAACGCGCATCTTCGATAGCTTTTTTGGATGCGGCGCGCCGTGCTTCGCGTTCGGGCTTGCCTTGGGCCGTGAACGTCTCATAATGCTTCTTTTCAAGTATGTCCGCAAGCGCATTGTAGCTTTTCTGCGCGTCCTCCATCGACTTTTTGAATATATTCAACGCCTCTGGCTCGCTCTCTATTTCGGGCGGC comes from the Clostridia bacterium genome and includes:
- a CDS encoding FAD-dependent thymidylate synthase codes for the protein MEHKVTLIAYTPEPQKIVAAAAKLCYSSSAGDELLNGIDDESAADFIDMLSDLGHQSPIEHASFTFLIEGVSRSLLAQITRHRIASFSVKSQRYVKEGQFEYVVPPEIESEPEALNIFKKSMEDAQKSYNALADILEKKHYETFTAQGKPEREARRAASKKAIEDARFVLPNACETKMIITMNARSLHNFFRLRCCNRAQWEIRAVATDMLKEVKRTAPALFKNAGPGCASGGCTEGKMSCGRAKEMREYYRGL